Proteins encoded together in one Pseudomonas sp. ADAK13 window:
- a CDS encoding LysE family translocator, translating into MFPTLLPFLLFAFVASITPGPTNILVLSNSARYGLKAALPIILGACTGAAGIVLLVGSGFGQSLAQLPKVQATLQWAGILWLSYLSWKIFSAPTETIDPGVTQQRLGLTGAASLQLLNPKTWMMALAVVSVFAGNGSDRQSHVVYLSLAFFIVSLPCLGVWALLGAGSGRVFRSAKAMQCFNRCMALLLFGSTWLSAWM; encoded by the coding sequence ATGTTCCCTACCCTGCTGCCATTTCTGTTGTTCGCCTTTGTCGCCTCCATCACCCCCGGCCCCACCAACATCCTGGTGCTGAGCAACAGTGCCCGCTATGGCCTCAAGGCTGCCTTGCCGATCATTCTCGGGGCCTGTACGGGGGCGGCGGGAATCGTGTTGCTGGTTGGCTCGGGGTTCGGCCAATCCCTGGCACAACTGCCCAAGGTGCAGGCCACCCTTCAATGGGCCGGCATCCTTTGGCTGAGCTACCTGTCGTGGAAAATATTCAGCGCTCCGACCGAGACCATCGACCCTGGCGTCACGCAACAGCGCCTGGGTCTGACGGGCGCCGCCAGCCTGCAATTGCTCAACCCCAAGACCTGGATGATGGCGTTGGCTGTCGTCAGTGTCTTTGCCGGCAACGGCAGCGATCGTCAGAGTCACGTGGTGTACCTGTCCCTGGCCTTCTTTATTGTTTCCCTGCCCTGCCTGGGTGTGTGGGCATTGCTGGGGGCCGGCTCGGGTCGCGTGTTTCGCTCGGCAAAGGCGATGCAGTGCTTTAACCGCTGCATGGCCTTGTTGTTATTCGGTTCAACCTGGCTGAGTGCGTGGATGTAA
- a CDS encoding Ig-like domain-containing protein, with product MSSSPIDHDSSDRPERPPADASLSVLPPSTNTDANGTTAVDLTPPPYASRAILSVVGADRGLNIAHIENGLIINFERWINLNVDDVFEYYMGDTRFPKAEDQIRPGQETQVRYQLAIPYEEVPTGFVFPCFGRVVRALGGAESTSVEQTFFIKDTRPGGDDTDPGLPYHSELKLHLPPDLQGPDAVLEPDRASSGLLFPIDRYPNIRVRDTLELEYGNQTVLLQIDADQAEGRTPIEVFVSERIIERAGSGLIAIRFRAYDEVDNVSGKIRQWSQTSHLKADLDTTLLERPYFLVERVDTTDVNFDTQGEKIFELEVVVPSVLPNGTRTPAGAQIVATLNAIQFDGSPLVETLPPFPAVLNRSAFTVVRNDIIKQLINGSMLITYEVQFPLGTVLGTSRGLTVTVFGTQANMPAVTIREAEVGLIDPAAPYITVDFPEYTPYSPNFPVTLRMEAIRPGGGVEFYEQTLLAGAPPPPTRFRIVPNSEFQRFVGLGHVRVFYRVDDGRIGPTEIDALTIRDSEDLFVQFGDRVEIMPRPLMQGVDLDDNLDPNDVIGQAIVTLPYVNTLPGDTLVWRWQGSAGGPESSTGGSILLNEASAGAAVAFTVDKSYVDANLDHEIRLSYSLVRPGAEPLRSEVLVVTVGRPLGDLLPPTVREADPDLDQLMPERVTAGATIVVYFPQMLPTDRIRAEWNGLAFIGSHSETKDGSADMRVEFRVPPEVIGANIHPAGRNITVQYFLLRRTREIPSQPLVLHLLPLIDTPTPTIEGVGDNPILETFRLAGNERTVIDRWDFSQRDQRMWMDYEGEYADGRRYYEQTYSAELVTAAGETQGVSPPTPVNELRRLRDGSQLTTRFWVSFDRGQFKSEALMFRERHYYIQTLPSILPHPVLQGASGTGPNVTVEPLAVENNVRVTVRYDDMRSDDLITLKWVYQDATVHRITLSGLATGTRVFPIDNKIMALSINSTIQLSYSVVRTGIPGATPSHVQTVRVGTITSLPRPLIHNVPHTSILDVPTLPGSALLTVAQWPYVYTGMNLWLTLHCPGASPATLVIWAAHPHNAAAGVSIPAPLDWLATCPNGEQISIQFKVGYVTHATEAQAISAPVTLYTVRNTVLALAITGAADAVGNLIANGGSAATSTVTLTGTASPVPQSPFDIYDGDLLITSVPAGQSPWSVVVTGVALGERRYTARGRQGNPRPTSNLWRFNNLSVVTPTITVRDSRGEVPHQGTTTNTSVTVSGKATPGLQVRLWEGGAPISGPLTVSPGGDWSYVMSGLTTRTYSVHVKALYANVESNTRTFTVGAATPPLTIDQTNMHLNGYAIVAQGWVRNAQDYPGNAQTRTPTGGVLPYTYSSRNSGIASVTQAGKVTGNRNGSTTIDVRDNLGSTVSYNVSVSNVWHLRVRNAESDYNGAIAWRNSLPGAIAMGASALSHMSTVYGTVQSFPLNQYGYWCCLEGGCGGFLPEGIMYYGRDSARVWCRLRSYAYSAFCLQP from the coding sequence ATGTCCAGCTCTCCCATTGATCACGACAGCAGCGACCGGCCTGAACGTCCGCCCGCCGACGCCTCCCTGAGCGTTTTACCGCCCTCCACCAACACCGACGCGAATGGGACCACGGCAGTAGATCTTACACCGCCGCCCTATGCGAGCCGTGCAATCCTGTCTGTCGTGGGGGCGGACCGGGGATTGAACATCGCCCATATCGAAAATGGGTTGATCATCAATTTTGAACGATGGATTAACCTCAATGTGGATGATGTGTTTGAGTACTACATGGGCGATACACGGTTTCCCAAGGCCGAGGACCAAATTCGCCCGGGCCAGGAAACACAGGTGCGCTACCAATTGGCAATTCCGTATGAGGAGGTGCCCACCGGTTTCGTTTTTCCCTGCTTCGGACGTGTAGTCAGAGCATTGGGCGGCGCTGAAAGCACTTCGGTGGAGCAAACATTCTTCATCAAAGACACGCGCCCCGGTGGGGACGATACAGACCCAGGACTGCCTTACCATTCCGAATTGAAACTGCACTTGCCACCTGATCTGCAGGGCCCGGACGCGGTACTGGAGCCCGACCGGGCGAGTTCGGGCTTGCTGTTCCCCATTGACCGCTACCCCAACATCCGCGTGCGCGACACCCTCGAGCTGGAGTACGGCAACCAGACGGTCCTGCTTCAGATTGACGCAGACCAGGCCGAGGGGCGAACCCCCATTGAGGTATTCGTATCGGAAAGGATCATTGAGCGCGCCGGCAGCGGACTGATCGCGATCCGCTTTCGGGCCTACGACGAAGTGGACAACGTTTCCGGAAAAATTCGGCAGTGGTCGCAAACCTCTCACCTGAAAGCCGATCTGGACACCACCCTGTTGGAACGGCCCTACTTCCTCGTAGAACGCGTCGACACGACTGACGTCAATTTCGATACTCAAGGGGAGAAAATATTTGAACTCGAGGTGGTAGTACCGTCTGTGCTGCCCAACGGCACCCGCACTCCCGCAGGCGCCCAAATCGTCGCAACGCTGAACGCCATCCAGTTCGACGGCTCACCGCTGGTGGAAACACTGCCGCCGTTCCCGGCAGTGCTCAACCGCTCGGCGTTTACCGTCGTGCGCAATGACATCATCAAACAGCTGATCAATGGCTCGATGCTGATCACCTATGAGGTGCAATTCCCGCTGGGCACCGTCCTGGGTACCTCCCGTGGGTTGACGGTCACGGTCTTTGGTACCCAGGCGAATATGCCGGCCGTGACGATCAGGGAGGCCGAGGTCGGTTTGATCGACCCGGCGGCCCCCTACATTACCGTGGACTTCCCGGAGTACACGCCCTATAGCCCCAACTTCCCCGTGACCCTGCGCATGGAGGCCATACGACCCGGTGGCGGCGTAGAGTTTTATGAGCAGACCCTGCTGGCCGGCGCGCCACCGCCCCCTACGCGGTTTCGGATTGTGCCCAACAGTGAGTTCCAACGCTTTGTCGGCCTCGGCCATGTCCGGGTATTTTATCGGGTGGACGACGGCAGGATCGGGCCGACGGAGATCGATGCGTTGACGATTCGCGACTCTGAAGACCTGTTTGTGCAGTTCGGTGATCGTGTGGAGATCATGCCACGGCCGTTGATGCAAGGCGTCGACCTCGATGACAACCTTGACCCCAATGATGTAATTGGCCAGGCGATTGTCACCCTGCCGTATGTCAACACGCTCCCCGGGGACACGCTTGTGTGGCGATGGCAGGGCAGCGCTGGCGGCCCCGAGAGTTCTACCGGGGGCAGCATTCTGTTGAATGAGGCTTCAGCAGGCGCCGCGGTTGCCTTCACGGTGGACAAGTCCTATGTCGACGCCAACCTGGATCACGAGATCCGCCTGAGCTACTCACTCGTCAGGCCTGGCGCCGAGCCACTGCGTTCTGAAGTGCTGGTGGTCACCGTCGGCCGGCCCCTGGGCGACCTGCTGCCACCCACCGTGCGTGAAGCCGACCCGGACCTTGACCAACTGATGCCGGAACGCGTGACAGCGGGCGCGACCATTGTCGTGTACTTCCCGCAAATGCTCCCCACTGACCGGATTCGTGCCGAATGGAATGGCCTGGCGTTTATTGGCAGCCACAGCGAGACCAAAGACGGGAGTGCCGACATGCGTGTCGAGTTCCGGGTACCGCCCGAGGTGATCGGAGCCAATATTCATCCGGCTGGCCGGAATATCACGGTGCAGTATTTCCTGCTGCGGCGCACCCGGGAAATACCGTCGCAGCCCCTCGTCCTGCATCTGCTACCTCTCATTGATACACCCACTCCCACCATCGAGGGCGTGGGCGACAACCCGATACTCGAAACATTCCGCCTGGCGGGCAACGAGCGTACGGTCATCGACCGCTGGGACTTCAGCCAAAGGGACCAGCGGATGTGGATGGACTACGAAGGCGAATATGCCGATGGTCGGCGCTATTATGAACAAACCTATAGTGCAGAGCTCGTCACCGCAGCAGGTGAAACCCAAGGCGTCAGCCCTCCTACGCCGGTCAATGAACTGCGCCGGCTAAGGGACGGTTCGCAGTTGACCACTCGATTCTGGGTCAGTTTTGATCGCGGCCAATTCAAGTCCGAGGCCCTGATGTTCAGGGAGCGCCATTACTATATTCAGACACTGCCCAGTATCTTGCCGCACCCAGTGCTCCAGGGCGCCTCGGGCACGGGCCCGAACGTAACGGTCGAACCGCTGGCGGTCGAAAATAACGTGAGAGTCACGGTGCGCTATGACGATATGCGCAGCGACGACCTGATCACCTTGAAGTGGGTCTATCAGGACGCTACGGTGCATCGCATCACGTTGAGTGGCCTGGCCACGGGAACCCGGGTGTTCCCCATCGACAACAAGATCATGGCCCTCAGTATCAACAGCACCATCCAACTGAGTTACTCCGTCGTGCGCACCGGTATTCCAGGCGCCACACCCTCCCATGTGCAGACAGTCAGGGTCGGCACGATCACCTCTTTGCCTCGTCCGTTGATCCACAATGTGCCGCACACCTCGATCCTGGATGTACCTACCCTGCCGGGGTCGGCACTGCTGACGGTGGCGCAATGGCCCTATGTGTATACCGGAATGAACCTCTGGCTGACGCTCCATTGTCCAGGGGCCAGCCCCGCTACGTTGGTGATATGGGCTGCTCACCCCCACAACGCGGCAGCCGGGGTCAGTATTCCCGCCCCTCTGGACTGGCTGGCTACTTGCCCGAATGGCGAGCAGATTTCGATTCAATTCAAAGTGGGGTATGTCACCCACGCCACCGAGGCTCAAGCAATCAGCGCCCCGGTTACCCTTTATACCGTGCGCAATACCGTGTTGGCGCTCGCCATTACGGGTGCGGCGGATGCCGTCGGCAACCTCATTGCCAACGGTGGGTCCGCAGCAACGAGCACCGTGACGCTCACCGGCACCGCCAGTCCCGTCCCTCAGAGTCCGTTCGATATCTATGACGGCGACTTACTGATCACCAGCGTGCCTGCCGGTCAATCACCCTGGTCTGTGGTGGTGACGGGGGTTGCGCTGGGAGAGCGTCGCTATACGGCACGGGGGCGCCAAGGTAACCCGCGGCCGACTTCCAACCTGTGGCGTTTCAACAATCTGTCCGTGGTGACGCCTACCATCACCGTCCGTGACTCCAGGGGCGAAGTCCCGCATCAGGGCACCACCACCAACACCTCCGTCACCGTCAGCGGCAAGGCGACGCCTGGTTTGCAGGTGCGGTTGTGGGAAGGCGGTGCACCCATAAGCGGACCATTGACCGTAAGCCCCGGCGGAGACTGGAGCTACGTGATGAGTGGCTTGACCACACGAACCTACTCGGTTCACGTCAAAGCGCTGTATGCCAATGTGGAGTCGAATACACGGACCTTTACCGTGGGTGCGGCGACACCGCCGTTGACCATCGACCAAACCAACATGCACCTCAATGGCTATGCCATCGTGGCACAAGGCTGGGTCAGGAATGCTCAAGACTATCCCGGCAATGCACAAACGCGCACACCCACCGGCGGTGTGCTGCCTTATACCTACAGTTCAAGAAACTCGGGTATTGCGTCGGTGACCCAAGCCGGGAAAGTCACGGGGAACCGCAATGGCAGCACCACAATTGATGTTCGAGACAACCTGGGCAGTACGGTGTCCTACAACGTCAGCGTGAGTAACGTGTGGCACTTGCGGGTGAGAAACGCCGAGTCTGACTACAACGGCGCAATCGCCTGGCGCAACTCCCTGCCGGGCGCGATAGCCATGGGAGCGAGCGCGCTCAGCCACATGTCAACCGTCTACGGGACGGTTCAAAGCTTCCCGCTCAATCAGTATGGTTACTGGTGCTGCCTGGAGGGCGGTTGTGGAGGTTTTCTACCAGAAGGCATCATGTATTACGGCCGCGACTCGGCGCGGGTCTGGTGCCGGTTGAGATCATATGCCTATTCGGCATTTTGCCTTCAGCCTTGA
- a CDS encoding autotransporter outer membrane beta-barrel domain-containing protein produces MNINLFFKKHPLTVALQAPAMGLLMLGASVAEARSGLVGGEERTIGPGYIIDNWVLSEDSHLISNGATLRQSQVVGSRMTLNEGTQAQDIQASSGSQINLTGATVEARANAAYAMHLTSSNADIRDSTIINRNGLGISAGRNFLTSDGSTMNIVGSSVSGSTLGAIASAFSQLNFTNSQVVATDDTGTGILLLGADASAVSSQIVGGENGVRLHYESSDLNTSSLVLNGSSVEGRNGAALLVSGDAGSSTDADIQVRNGSNLISGNGNILEVMGGSTANMNVDRSSLVGDVVVEGGSTAKLQLNNGSWLTGQLKNVAELSVNSASHWMLVADSEVGDLIMGGGTVNFGGPDEFYQLDVNSLSGDGTFAMHTDFSNGQTDLLNVNGTATGNHSLLLAATGSDLAAATPIMVVHTEGGDAQFSLVGDTVDVGTYSYGLQKQDTDWYLDPSRRGTSNSTKAVLGLFNTAPTVLYGEMSLLRTRMGEVRFSDGQSNGFWMRGYGNKYEVAGKRDGGGYTQNQRGLTLGADAPLSSGDGQWMAGVMAGHSTSDISLNASGSGKVNSYYLGGYATWLDDESGLYFDGVVKLNRLHNDVKVTMSDGKRAKGNYAQNAVGASAEVGRHIKLDDGYFVEPYSQLSATIIQAQSYELDNGLHAKGDRSASVVGKLGVTGGKNIQLESGGVLQPYLRTAVAHEFNHSNQVRVNGHSFNNDVFGSRIEVAAGVAMSVSKNVKLHADLEHAQGKKVDQPWGVNVGVRYDF; encoded by the coding sequence ATGAACATCAACTTATTTTTTAAAAAACATCCGCTGACGGTGGCGCTGCAAGCACCTGCAATGGGTTTGCTCATGCTGGGGGCGTCAGTCGCTGAGGCCCGGAGCGGGTTGGTCGGGGGCGAAGAGCGCACTATTGGTCCAGGCTATATCATCGATAACTGGGTTCTTTCGGAAGACTCCCATTTGATCTCGAATGGCGCGACGTTGCGCCAGTCCCAGGTAGTGGGCTCGCGGATGACATTGAACGAGGGAACACAAGCGCAAGACATCCAGGCTTCCTCCGGCTCGCAAATCAATCTGACCGGCGCAACGGTCGAAGCTCGGGCAAATGCTGCCTACGCGATGCACTTGACCAGCAGCAATGCCGATATTCGCGACAGTACGATCATCAACAGAAATGGCCTGGGTATCAGTGCAGGGCGTAACTTTCTGACGTCCGATGGCTCGACCATGAACATTGTCGGCAGCTCGGTCAGCGGCTCTACCCTCGGCGCGATTGCCTCGGCATTCAGCCAGTTGAATTTTACCAACTCCCAGGTTGTTGCTACCGACGATACGGGGACAGGCATCCTTCTGTTGGGGGCGGACGCCTCCGCGGTCAGCAGTCAAATCGTGGGAGGTGAGAACGGTGTACGACTGCACTACGAATCCTCCGACTTGAACACCAGCAGCCTGGTATTGAACGGCTCCAGTGTCGAGGGTAGAAACGGCGCTGCGTTGCTGGTGAGTGGAGACGCGGGTTCCAGCACTGACGCGGATATCCAGGTACGCAATGGGTCGAACTTGATTAGCGGCAACGGCAATATTCTGGAAGTGATGGGCGGCTCAACGGCCAACATGAACGTCGACCGCAGCTCCCTGGTGGGCGACGTGGTGGTCGAAGGCGGCAGCACCGCCAAGCTGCAACTCAACAACGGCTCCTGGCTGACCGGCCAGTTGAAGAACGTGGCCGAGCTGAGCGTCAACTCGGCGTCCCATTGGATGCTGGTGGCTGACAGTGAGGTCGGCGACCTGATCATGGGCGGTGGTACCGTTAACTTTGGCGGCCCGGATGAGTTCTACCAACTGGATGTCAACAGCCTGTCGGGCGATGGCACCTTTGCCATGCACACCGACTTTTCCAACGGCCAGACCGATCTGCTGAACGTCAACGGCACCGCCACGGGTAATCACAGCCTGTTGCTGGCGGCGACGGGCTCGGACCTGGCCGCTGCCACTCCGATCATGGTGGTGCACACCGAAGGCGGTGATGCGCAGTTCTCCCTGGTGGGTGATACGGTGGATGTCGGGACCTATTCCTATGGCCTGCAAAAGCAGGACACCGACTGGTACCTGGACCCTAGCCGCCGTGGCACCAGTAACAGCACCAAAGCGGTCCTTGGGTTGTTCAACACTGCACCCACCGTGCTCTACGGCGAGATGTCCCTGCTGCGTACCCGTATGGGTGAAGTGCGTTTCAGCGACGGCCAGAGCAACGGTTTCTGGATGCGTGGTTACGGCAACAAGTATGAAGTGGCCGGCAAACGGGACGGGGGCGGCTACACCCAAAACCAGCGTGGCCTGACCCTCGGTGCCGATGCCCCCCTGTCCAGCGGTGACGGCCAGTGGATGGCCGGTGTCATGGCCGGTCACAGCACGTCCGACATCAGCCTCAATGCGTCTGGCAGCGGTAAGGTCAACAGCTACTACCTGGGGGGTTACGCCACGTGGCTCGACGACGAAAGCGGCCTGTACTTCGACGGTGTGGTCAAGCTCAACCGCCTGCACAACGACGTCAAGGTGACCATGAGCGACGGCAAGCGCGCCAAGGGCAACTATGCGCAAAACGCCGTGGGCGCATCCGCGGAAGTCGGTCGGCATATCAAGCTCGATGACGGCTACTTTGTCGAGCCGTACTCGCAACTGAGCGCCACCATCATCCAGGCGCAAAGCTATGAACTGGACAATGGCTTGCACGCCAAGGGCGACCGTTCCGCTTCGGTGGTCGGCAAGTTGGGTGTGACGGGCGGCAAGAACATCCAGCTGGAGAGCGGTGGGGTGCTGCAACCTTACCTGCGTACCGCGGTGGCACATGAGTTCAACCACAGCAACCAGGTGCGGGTGAACGGCCACAGTTTCAACAACGATGTGTTTGGTTCGCGCATCGAAGTGGCGGCGGGTGTGGCGATGTCGGTCTCGAAAAACGTCAAGCTGCACGCGGATCTGGAACACGCCCAAGGCAAGAAGGTTGATCAGCCGTGGGGTGTCAACGTAGGGGTGCGTTACGATTTCTAA